The genome window AGAAGGTGAAAGGAAAAATTTAAGTGTAAAATTTGCAATGCCTGATAAGTTGCCAAGAAAATATCTACTTATGCCAGTTACGCTTATGACGAGCTTGGCAATCAAGTGTCGCAGACCGACGCCTTGAACCGGGTGACGCGGTTCGAGTACGACAAACTCGGCAGGCGAGTGAAGCGAACGCTGCCGCTTGGACAAGTGGAGAGCTACTCCTACAACGCGGTGGGCAATCTCACTTCACGAGTTGACTTTAAAGGCAAGACGACGAGTTATGCCTATGACACGATGAACCGCTTGCTCACCAAGACGCCGGATGCGAGTTTGAGCGAGCCGCAAGTCGCGTTCACTTACAACGCGCTCGGATAGAGACTCACGAGGGGTGATGCGAGTGGCACGACCACCTATGGGTATGACACCCTCAAAAAATGTATTTAAAAATCAGGTTAATTCGACTTCATCCAGATAATTCGGTATTGCCACGTTCCAACCCAGTTCTGTGATGATTTTCTGACGGAGCGCATTCATTGAGGCTTCTTCGCCGTGAACAATGAAAGTCGTTTTAGGTGGACGTTTAAAACTCGATAGCCATCGCAGCAGTTCGTTGGCATCGGCATGTGCCGAAAGACTGCCGACGCTTTCAATACGCGCCCGCACCGGAACCATCTCACCATGAATTTTTATTTCCTTCTCGCCATCCTGTAACCGCCTGCCGCGTGTGCCTGCTGCCTGATAGCCTACGAAAATCACAGAGCTTGCCGGGTCGGGTAAGTAACGCGATAGATGATGCAGGACGCGACCGCCGTTTGCCATGCCGGATGCCGAAATGATAATCGCCGGACCGCGTAAATCATTGAGCGCCTTTGAACCTTTGCGACCGCCGACCAGCGAAAAAATATTGGTGGTCAACGGATTGCGCCCGGCGCTTTGAATTTCGCGCATATCCTGGTCATGGTCGTCTTTGTGCTTCATATATAGTCGGGTTGCGCCTGACCCCATCGGGGAGTCGACAATCACCGGTAAAATCGGTATGCGGTCTTCCTCTTCCAACTCTCGCAGGTAATAAACCAGCAGTTGGGTTCGCCCGACAGCAAAAGCCGGAATGATGATTTTGCCGCCCTGTTTTGCGGTTTCCGTGATAATCTCTGCCAGTCTTTCTTTGGGATTGGTCTGATCGTGAATGCGGTCTCCGTAAGTCGATTCAACCAGCAGATAATCGGCTTCATCAGCCGGTGACGGGTCATTTAAAATCGGTTCATCATAACGACCGACGTCACCCGAAAAGATAATCTTTATCGGCGCTTGATCCGGGTGGTCGATATTGACTTCAACATAGGATGAGCCGAGGATGTGACCCACAGACACAAATCGCGCATGGATAAATTTATTCAAACGGACAGTTTCGTTGTAATCGACGCTTTGAACCTGCTGCAGGGCTTTTCTGGCATCGGCTTCGGTGTATAGAGGCAATGCCGGATGGTGTTTTGAATAGCCTTTGCGATTGGCATAATCGGCTTCTTCTTCCTGAAGTTTGGCGGAATCGGGAAGCATGATTTCCAGCAACGCCTCGGTGGCTCGCGTCGCATAAACCGGACCCTTAAAGCCATCACGCACGAGTCTCGGTAAATAGCCGGTGTGATCAATGTGCGCGTGCGTAAGCAATACCCAGTTAATCGATTCGGGATTGATGGGTAAGGGATTCCAGTTGCGTTCACGCAAATCTTTGAAGCCTTGAAATAGTCCACAATCAATCAGGGTTCGGGTGCCGTTGACCTTTAACACGTATTTCGAGCCGGTTACGGTTTTTGCCGCGCCTAAAAATTGCAGGGTCGTCATCATGCCCTGACACTAACAAAGGAAAGAGAAATGTGGCAACTGAAAATAAGATTGACAGCAACTCGACCAGTCTTTATATTAACACCGTTAAGTAAAATGACTTCGTTAAATATTCCAAAAGGGGCAGGGCCAAGAGCGCGACGCGAGCGTGAAAAGGAACAACTGCGCCAGACCATACTGGATGCAGCCCGCGAATTGTTTTTGAATGAGGGTTACGAAAATGTCTCCATGCGTCGGATTGCCGAAAAGATAGAATACTCCCCTACCACCATTTATCTATACTTCAAAGATAAAACCGAACTGCTGTTCGCCATCTGTGATGAAACCTTTGCCAAACTCTCCAAAAAAATGGCATCCATTTCTCAGGAAAACCAGGACCCTGTAGAGTCTCTGCGAAAAGGTTGTCGTTCCTATGTCGATTTCGGATTGAAGCATCCCAACCATTACAAGGTCACGTTTATCAATCACTCCGAACTCCACCTTGGCAAAGAGCATTATTTAAGAAAAGGTTCCAAAGGGATGGAAACTTATGGTTATCTCTGTCGCGCCGTTGAAGTCTGCGTAAAAGAGCATCGCCTGCGCGAAACCGATGTCGAGGCGATCAGTCAAATGCTTTGGGCAGTTATCCATGGCGTCACCTCTTTATTGATTACCAAACGCGATTTTCCCTGGGTGAAACGCGATAAATTGATCGACCTGACCATCAATGCCGCAATCGATGGTCTGCTGGTCTAAAATTTTTTGCTTTTTTACTTAACAGTGTAAACTTTTTTAAGGGCGTTTACGTACAAAGCAGCGTTTACAGATTAAACACTGTAACCTTTTTGCAGGTTGAATCGTGGTATAGACAGGTCGTATTAAAAAACCGTAAGTCGGGGAGTCGGAAATATGCCATCACTGGCAAGGCGAAATCTGTTTCACGATAAAGTGCGTTTGACCGTTACGCTCACGGGCGTAGTTTTCGCAGTGGTACTGATTACCGTTCAACTTGGATTATTTGTCGGCTTTGCCTCTACGACTTCCAATATTATCGATCATTCGGGCGCAGACCTCTGGATTGCCGCCAAAGGCATTCGCAATTTTGACCAGCCTGCCCCGTTTTCCGAGCGCAAGCTTTATCAAATCCGCGCCATTGACGGCGTCGCTTCCGCAGAAAAATACATCGTTCAATTCAGCCGCTTAAAGCGCACCGATGGTGGAGAAGAAGGCGTGGGAATTGTCGGCTTTTCGCTTGATTCAAAACTTGGCGGACCCTGGAATATCACCGCCGGCACACTGGATGATTTAAAAACCGAAGACACCGTAATGGTTGATGAACAGTACCTGCAAAAACTGGGGATTACTCACCTCGGGCAGAGTGTTGAAATCAATAATCATCGCGCCAGGGTGGTTGGCTTAACCAAAGATGTGCGGTCGTTTACCACCAACCCCAGAGTGTTTACGTCATTTAAAAATGCCCAGAATTACGCGCGACTGGCTGAAGACCAAACCTCTTATATTTTTGTAAAAACCCATCCGGGAGTTGACTTGCAACAACTCAAAAAAGCCATAGCCGCTCGCGTCGAAGATATAGAGGTTTATACCACTCAGGAGTTTTCGCGAAAAACTCAGGTTTACTGGATGTTCAATACCGGCGCGGGCGTCGGCATTTTAATCGCTGCGGCAATGGGGTTGATTGTCGGCGTGGTCATTGTCGCTCAGACGATTTATGCAACTACTATCGATCACATTCGCGAATTCGGCACCTTGAAAGCGATGGGCGCGTCAAATGGTTATATCTATCGCGTGATTATTAAACAGGCATCCATCAGCGCTTTTATCGGATATGTGTTTGGCATGGCGGTCAGTTTATTAGTGGTTAATTTAAGTCGAAACGGCGGCGCATCAATTCAAATGCCGACCGAGATGAGCGTTTTGATGTTCTTCTTAACCTTTGCGATGTGCATTGGCGCTTCAATCGTTTCGATAAACAAAGTGACCCGCATCGACCCGGCGATGGTCTTCAAAGGATAGAAATAATGATTGCGATTTCTGTAGAAAACTTATCGAAAGTTTATGGACAGGGCGCTGCCTCTGTTCATGCGCTTGCCGATGTGAATTTCAAGGTCGAAGGCGGCGAAGTGGTTTTATTGATGGGACCGTCAGGAAGCGGAAAAACCACGTTACTTTCCATTATGGGATGTATTTTGCGTCCAAGCGGCGGGGTCATCAAAATTCAAGGAAAGGATGTTACGGGACTGAGCGAACGGCTGATTCCCCATATTCGTTTGCGCCACATCGGTTTTATTTTTCAGGGCTTCAATCTCTTTCCGACGCTGACGGCGGGTGAAAATGTTGAAATTTCTTTAGACCTTCACGGGGTTCGCGGAAAAAAAGCCCGGCTTCGCGCCGCAGAACTTTTGGAACAGGTGGGGCTTTCGGAAAAATACAAAGCCTATCCGGCGGATTT of Acidobacteriota bacterium contains these proteins:
- a CDS encoding MBL fold metallo-hydrolase: MTTLQFLGAAKTVTGSKYVLKVNGTRTLIDCGLFQGFKDLRERNWNPLPINPESINWVLLTHAHIDHTGYLPRLVRDGFKGPVYATRATEALLEIMLPDSAKLQEEEADYANRKGYSKHHPALPLYTEADARKALQQVQSVDYNETVRLNKFIHARFVSVGHILGSSYVEVNIDHPDQAPIKIIFSGDVGRYDEPILNDPSPADEADYLLVESTYGDRIHDQTNPKERLAEIITETAKQGGKIIIPAFAVGRTQLLVYYLRELEEEDRIPILPVIVDSPMGSGATRLYMKHKDDHDQDMREIQSAGRNPLTTNIFSLVGGRKGSKALNDLRGPAIIISASGMANGGRVLHHLSRYLPDPASSVIFVGYQAAGTRGRRLQDGEKEIKIHGEMVPVRARIESVGSLSAHADANELLRWLSSFKRPPKTTFIVHGEEASMNALRQKIITELGWNVAIPNYLDEVELT
- a CDS encoding TetR/AcrR family transcriptional regulator translates to MTSLNIPKGAGPRARREREKEQLRQTILDAARELFLNEGYENVSMRRIAEKIEYSPTTIYLYFKDKTELLFAICDETFAKLSKKMASISQENQDPVESLRKGCRSYVDFGLKHPNHYKVTFINHSELHLGKEHYLRKGSKGMETYGYLCRAVEVCVKEHRLRETDVEAISQMLWAVIHGVTSLLITKRDFPWVKRDKLIDLTINAAIDGLLV
- a CDS encoding ABC transporter permease yields the protein MPSLARRNLFHDKVRLTVTLTGVVFAVVLITVQLGLFVGFASTTSNIIDHSGADLWIAAKGIRNFDQPAPFSERKLYQIRAIDGVASAEKYIVQFSRLKRTDGGEEGVGIVGFSLDSKLGGPWNITAGTLDDLKTEDTVMVDEQYLQKLGITHLGQSVEINNHRARVVGLTKDVRSFTTNPRVFTSFKNAQNYARLAEDQTSYIFVKTHPGVDLQQLKKAIAARVEDIEVYTTQEFSRKTQVYWMFNTGAGVGILIAAAMGLIVGVVIVAQTIYATTIDHIREFGTLKAMGASNGYIYRVIIKQASISAFIGYVFGMAVSLLVVNLSRNGGASIQMPTEMSVLMFFLTFAMCIGASIVSINKVTRIDPAMVFKG
- a CDS encoding ABC transporter ATP-binding protein — translated: MIAISVENLSKVYGQGAASVHALADVNFKVEGGEVVLLMGPSGSGKTTLLSIMGCILRPSGGVIKIQGKDVTGLSERLIPHIRLRHIGFIFQGFNLFPTLTAGENVEISLDLHGVRGKKARLRAAELLEQVGLSEKYKAYPADLSGGQKQRVAIARALAGEPDIILADEPTAALDSTSGRMVIKMLQDLAHQRGRAVVIVTHDNRVLEYGDRVAHIEDGKISESQAQLGNLLTVSGQPESYSLN